In one Bacillus sp. PK3_68 genomic region, the following are encoded:
- a CDS encoding Ldh family oxidoreductase, translating into MYSYTAMDLKSFCETVLVKSGMAKDDSKIVAASLIQANLEGIDSHGISRLPIYVKRLLEGRINATPDIQLKANNSVLVVDGHNGLGHVVSYHALVKGMKMVKQSGIVAIAIKNSNHFGAASYFCQLVCKRNIICIGFTNSPSGIAPWGGKQAFFGTNPIAFGFPTGNDTPVIIDLSTSVVARGKIMVADQQGDSIPDGWAIDQKGEPTNNPKEALKGSVLPMGGPKGSALALAVELLAGVLSGAAFGPYVKNIYNEEEEDKANVGHFFILIDTEKFMDLETFFPSIQNLLEEMKKVSKVPGIKEIRYPGERRKREEQKRKETGIQLAAPLEKELMEIGEQFNIKFPARTVTQSMET; encoded by the coding sequence GTGTACAGTTATACAGCGATGGACTTAAAGAGTTTTTGTGAGACGGTGCTCGTAAAGAGTGGAATGGCAAAGGACGACTCGAAGATTGTAGCGGCCTCTTTAATCCAGGCAAATTTGGAGGGAATCGATAGCCATGGAATCAGTCGTCTGCCTATATATGTTAAAAGGCTGCTGGAGGGCCGTATTAATGCGACTCCTGATATTCAGCTAAAAGCAAATAATTCGGTGCTTGTAGTGGATGGCCATAATGGACTTGGCCATGTAGTCAGTTATCATGCTTTGGTTAAAGGCATGAAAATGGTGAAGCAATCGGGAATAGTCGCTATTGCTATTAAAAACAGCAACCACTTTGGAGCTGCCTCGTACTTTTGTCAGCTAGTGTGCAAGCGGAATATCATTTGCATAGGTTTTACTAATTCTCCTTCTGGAATAGCGCCTTGGGGAGGAAAGCAGGCTTTTTTTGGCACGAATCCGATTGCTTTCGGATTTCCTACAGGAAACGATACACCCGTGATTATTGATTTATCAACGAGCGTAGTTGCAAGAGGGAAAATTATGGTTGCTGATCAGCAAGGAGATTCTATACCTGATGGCTGGGCAATCGATCAAAAGGGGGAGCCCACTAACAATCCTAAGGAGGCGTTAAAAGGCTCTGTCCTGCCTATGGGAGGGCCTAAAGGTTCGGCGCTGGCACTGGCAGTGGAACTCTTGGCAGGAGTGCTTTCAGGAGCGGCTTTTGGACCTTATGTTAAAAATATATATAACGAGGAAGAGGAGGATAAAGCAAATGTGGGACACTTTTTCATTTTAATAGATACGGAAAAGTTTATGGATTTAGAGACATTCTTTCCTTCCATACAAAACCTGCTAGAGGAAATGAAAAAGGTTTCCAAAGTACCGGGCATAAAGGAAATCCGTTATCCGGGAGAAAGAAGAAAGCGGGAGGAACAAAAGCGCAAGGAAACTGGCATTCAGCTAGCTGCTCCTCTGGAGAAAGAATTAATGGAAATAGGTGAACAGTTCAATATAAAATTTCCGGCTCGAACTGTTACTCAAAGTATGGAAACTTAA
- the coaD gene encoding pantetheine-phosphate adenylyltransferase — protein MKAIYPGSFDPVTNGHIDIINRASDFFDELIVAVMVNSKKSPLFSIEERKGMIERAFVGNEKIKVTAFQGLLVDYMKKNDIRAIVKGLRTVTDYAYEAQMAMVNKSLYRGAETFFIHSSEKYSFLSSSIVKEIYSHNGSVSEYIPSHVEKALQEKLK, from the coding sequence ATGAAAGCTATATACCCAGGAAGCTTTGATCCGGTTACAAATGGACATATTGATATTATCAATAGAGCAAGTGATTTTTTCGATGAGCTAATAGTAGCTGTCATGGTGAATTCGAAGAAAAGTCCTCTCTTTTCTATTGAAGAGAGGAAGGGGATGATTGAAAGAGCGTTCGTTGGCAACGAAAAAATAAAAGTAACGGCATTTCAAGGCTTGCTTGTCGATTATATGAAGAAAAACGATATAAGGGCCATTGTTAAAGGCTTAAGAACAGTAACGGATTATGCGTATGAAGCACAAATGGCCATGGTGAATAAAAGCTTATACAGAGGAGCGGAAACATTTTTCATCCATTCAAGTGAAAAATATTCCTTTCTTAGTTCGAGTATCGTAAAGGAAATTTACTCTCATAATGGCAGCGTATCTGAATACATACCAAGTCATGTAGAGAAAGCCCTGCAGGAAAAATTAAAATAA
- a CDS encoding manganese catalase family protein, with product MYYYKEELINIIKPDQPDPEAAKVLQEILGGHFGEMRTMMQFFFQSSNFRGKDTQYRDLLRGIFLEEIAHVELVQNTINQLLNGSGESAVPGNAGMDGAPLDDAVRHANPHHYIIGAQASLPVDASGNPWNGSWVYSHGNLIGDLLDNLVLESTGVLQKTRIYEMSSNQTFRETLAFLIVRDNAHQNAFAKALETLGVDWGKLFPVPNYDINKYPECRKYVEMGYHNAQFNFRLDPTRIGEIFQGPSPSRNKGDLSVIDPPKGFPVPALPEMPNEHSPGTRDLNF from the coding sequence ATGTACTACTATAAAGAGGAATTAATCAATATTATTAAGCCTGATCAGCCCGATCCTGAAGCCGCAAAAGTCCTGCAGGAGATCTTGGGTGGTCATTTTGGTGAAATGCGAACCATGATGCAATTTTTCTTTCAGAGCTCTAATTTTCGAGGAAAAGACACCCAATATCGCGATTTGCTCCGCGGCATATTCTTAGAAGAAATTGCCCATGTAGAGCTTGTTCAAAATACGATTAATCAATTGCTGAACGGCTCGGGAGAATCCGCTGTTCCGGGAAATGCTGGGATGGACGGAGCTCCTCTTGATGATGCGGTTAGGCATGCCAATCCCCACCATTATATTATTGGCGCCCAAGCCTCCCTTCCCGTAGACGCGAGCGGAAATCCATGGAATGGATCGTGGGTATACAGCCACGGGAACCTCATTGGGGACCTGCTTGATAACTTAGTTCTTGAATCTACTGGAGTTTTGCAAAAAACACGCATTTATGAAATGAGCTCCAACCAAACATTCCGTGAAACACTCGCTTTTTTAATCGTCAGGGATAACGCCCACCAAAATGCTTTTGCAAAGGCACTCGAGACACTGGGCGTTGATTGGGGTAAGCTATTCCCTGTTCCTAATTATGATATCAATAAATATCCTGAATGCAGAAAATATGTGGAAATGGGGTATCATAATGCCCAATTTAACTTTAGATTGGATCCAACAAGAATCGGTGAGATTTTCCAAGGACCATCACCGAGCCGGAACAAGGGAGACCTGTCGGTTATAGATCCGCCGAAAGGTTTTCCTGTTCCAGCCTTACCAGAGATGCCTAACGAACATAGCCCTGGAACAAGGGATTTAAATTTCTAA
- a CDS encoding response regulator, which produces MEKSVLVVDDSLFMRTWLKSILKDNGYEVLEAADGLEAIDFYALYKPNLVLMDITMNKLNGIEALKEIMSLDLSAKVVMCSSLGQKQLIMEALKIGAKDFIVKPYFDRLIPVLNNVN; this is translated from the coding sequence ATGGAGAAATCAGTATTAGTCGTTGACGATTCACTTTTTATGAGAACTTGGCTAAAAAGCATTTTAAAGGACAATGGTTATGAAGTATTAGAAGCAGCCGATGGTTTAGAGGCGATAGATTTCTATGCTCTTTATAAGCCGAATCTAGTTTTAATGGACATTACGATGAATAAATTAAATGGTATAGAAGCTTTAAAGGAGATTATGTCATTGGATCTTTCCGCGAAAGTGGTCATGTGTTCTTCTCTGGGCCAAAAACAGCTTATAATGGAAGCTCTAAAAATAGGAGCTAAAGATTTTATTGTGAAGCCTTACTTTGATCGATTAATTCCAGTGCTGAATAATGTAAATTAA
- a CDS encoding aspartyl-phosphate phosphatase Spo0E family protein, producing MVIQETLEELSIRINQVRHLMISTGLRKGLDDDETLKYSEELDELINKYQLVTWPCLSKTN from the coding sequence GTGGTTATACAGGAAACACTTGAAGAGTTAAGTATTCGAATCAATCAGGTGCGTCATTTAATGATTTCAACCGGCCTGCGCAAAGGGCTCGATGATGATGAGACTTTAAAATATAGCGAAGAATTGGACGAGCTTATTAATAAATATCAACTGGTTACCTGGCCTTGCCTATCAAAAACTAACTGA
- a CDS encoding amino acid ABC transporter ATP-binding protein gives MSIIQLTNLKKRFGTNEVLRGIDLTVNKSEVVVLMGPSGSGKSTLLRCLTFLEEPTEGVIQIGKHEVLADGVSNRKRKSEIRELRKSTGFVFQQFNLFPHKTAIENVMEGPVVVQGVKPEEARKLARTLLEKVGLGERCDHYPSQLSGGQQQRVAIARALSMKPMVMLYDEPTSALDPELVREVLQVMKDLAQEGMTMVVVTHEMNFAREVADRVIFMDGGVIVEEGTSEEIFSRPKEERTKRFLMRVKEE, from the coding sequence ATGAGTATTATTCAATTAACTAATCTTAAAAAGAGATTTGGCACGAACGAAGTTCTTCGAGGCATTGATTTAACGGTCAATAAAAGTGAAGTAGTAGTGTTAATGGGTCCAAGCGGCTCTGGTAAATCTACCTTGCTTCGCTGTTTAACCTTTTTAGAAGAACCGACAGAAGGGGTCATCCAAATCGGAAAGCATGAAGTTTTAGCAGACGGAGTATCCAATAGAAAGCGAAAATCGGAAATCAGAGAGTTACGAAAAAGCACAGGATTTGTTTTTCAACAATTTAATTTGTTTCCACATAAAACGGCTATTGAAAATGTAATGGAAGGGCCCGTAGTTGTTCAAGGAGTGAAACCCGAGGAAGCAAGAAAGTTGGCAAGAACATTACTTGAAAAAGTCGGGCTCGGTGAACGATGTGATCACTACCCTTCTCAGCTTTCAGGAGGACAACAGCAGAGGGTAGCCATCGCACGCGCGCTTTCCATGAAGCCGATGGTCATGCTCTATGACGAACCTACTTCTGCATTAGACCCGGAGTTAGTGAGGGAAGTACTCCAGGTTATGAAAGATTTAGCACAAGAAGGGATGACCATGGTCGTAGTAACACATGAAATGAACTTTGCGAGAGAGGTCGCTGATCGTGTTATTTTTATGGATGGAGGAGTTATCGTAGAGGAAGGCACCTCTGAAGAAATATTTAGTCGCCCTAAGGAAGAACGGACGAAACGATTTTTAATGCGCGTAAAGGAAGAATAG
- a CDS encoding amino acid ABC transporter permease, with amino-acid sequence MDLSIIIESLPTLLNATLMTIFLAVVSILIALVLGFLTALARISKIKLLEVVSSAYVSMFRGTPLLVQVFVIYYGLPQVNIELDPIPSGILALSLNAGAYLSESFRASILSVDKGQMEASVSLGMTYWQALRRIILPQSLRIAIPTMSNTFIVLIKDTSLISVITVTELLQMSSLLIAKTFEPLTIYLLAAAIYWIIITVFSIMLDKLEKRTSQHIAL; translated from the coding sequence ATGGATTTATCAATAATCATTGAGTCTTTGCCAACATTATTAAATGCCACCTTAATGACGATCTTTCTGGCGGTAGTATCCATTTTAATAGCTCTTGTTCTTGGTTTTTTAACAGCCTTAGCAAGGATATCAAAAATCAAATTACTAGAGGTTGTGTCGTCGGCTTACGTGTCTATGTTTCGGGGAACGCCGTTATTGGTGCAAGTTTTTGTGATTTATTATGGCTTACCTCAAGTGAACATTGAGTTAGATCCTATCCCTTCAGGTATTCTTGCGTTGAGCTTGAATGCCGGAGCTTATTTGTCAGAATCCTTTCGTGCTTCCATCTTATCTGTTGATAAAGGCCAAATGGAGGCTTCTGTATCTTTGGGGATGACGTATTGGCAGGCTTTAAGAAGAATTATTCTTCCTCAAAGTCTTCGTATTGCTATTCCAACTATGTCCAACACATTTATTGTTCTGATTAAAGATACCTCCCTTATATCCGTTATTACCGTTACAGAGCTCTTGCAAATGTCATCTCTTCTTATCGCTAAAACATTTGAGCCGTTAACGATTTATTTATTAGCAGCTGCTATTTATTGGATTATTATTACGGTTTTTTCTATCATGCTCGACAAATTAGAAAAACGTACTTCCCAGCATATTGCGCTTTGA
- a CDS encoding saccharopine dehydrogenase C-terminal domain-containing protein, with amino-acid sequence MRVAVLGTGMIGTTVVSELVKFSNIESVLAVDGNSTSVKKCLEVANNPKAIGKEASLQTEQAIEEVLKNVDIAVACLPHSLSLPAIKAAISAKCHLVDLVGSNFEEKMKLDKQAKEAGVIIMPGCGVAPGITNFLAAQGIELLDEADEAVMICGGIPRYPVPPLWYQVVFRLESVLGLYTRPALAAENGELVELPPLSGLEKLTFPDPVGHCEAVITDAHSTAYTLKDKVKKLYEKTVRYEGHWEKMDTLRQLGFLDEQPIEINGYQISPRAYSEKVLAPKMLGGSKEDITVVRVEVSGIKDGRQTKYTWEMIDLYDQERNITSMAKTTALPAMLITNWIALKKVTDTGVVPIENVIIKEKFNPFIEELSKLGIEIFFKEEALV; translated from the coding sequence ATGCGTGTAGCTGTTTTAGGAACTGGAATGATTGGTACAACCGTAGTAAGTGAACTTGTGAAGTTTTCTAATATTGAATCCGTTCTTGCAGTCGATGGAAATTCAACTAGTGTAAAGAAATGCTTAGAAGTTGCTAATAACCCAAAAGCAATTGGAAAAGAAGCTTCTCTTCAGACGGAGCAAGCCATCGAAGAGGTGTTGAAAAATGTAGATATTGCGGTGGCATGCTTGCCGCATTCCCTAAGCTTGCCAGCTATCAAAGCGGCTATATCAGCCAAGTGTCACTTGGTAGATCTCGTCGGATCAAACTTTGAGGAAAAAATGAAATTAGATAAACAGGCAAAAGAAGCAGGCGTGATTATCATGCCAGGCTGTGGTGTAGCCCCGGGGATAACGAACTTTCTCGCTGCTCAAGGGATCGAATTGCTGGATGAAGCAGACGAGGCAGTAATGATTTGTGGAGGGATTCCAAGATATCCGGTGCCTCCATTATGGTACCAAGTAGTATTTCGATTAGAAAGCGTATTAGGACTTTACACAAGGCCTGCGCTGGCGGCCGAAAACGGCGAGCTGGTCGAACTGCCTCCATTGTCAGGATTGGAAAAGTTAACGTTCCCTGATCCTGTAGGTCATTGTGAAGCAGTCATTACAGATGCACATAGCACGGCCTATACGCTCAAAGACAAAGTGAAAAAGCTATATGAGAAAACTGTGCGCTATGAAGGTCATTGGGAGAAGATGGATACTCTGAGACAGTTAGGATTTTTAGATGAACAACCTATAGAGATTAATGGGTATCAAATCAGCCCTCGCGCTTATTCAGAAAAAGTATTGGCCCCAAAAATGCTAGGAGGCTCTAAGGAAGACATTACCGTTGTAAGGGTGGAAGTAAGTGGCATAAAGGATGGACGGCAGACAAAATATACATGGGAAATGATTGATCTATACGATCAGGAGAGGAACATTACATCCATGGCAAAAACGACTGCTCTCCCAGCCATGTTAATCACTAATTGGATCGCATTGAAAAAGGTAACAGATACGGGAGTGGTGCCTATTGAAAATGTCATCATTAAGGAAAAATTCAACCCTTTTATAGAAGAGTTAAGCAAGTTAGGGATTGAGATATTCTTTAAAGAAGAAGCGTTAGTTTGA
- a CDS encoding transporter substrate-binding domain-containing protein, with amino-acid sequence MKKRLGLSIVVLLLISMMAGCGGEKAVSGNEKQKVTDRVKHSKTLKVGFEGTYPPFNYLDDNQKYKGFDVDISNEIAKRLGAKTEFVATKWDSLIGGLKADKFDIIIGQMTVTEERKKSVDFTDPYVVTGSVLITRKDTSNIKKLEDIKGKEVGVGGGTTFEEVAKSVDGANVKLYKAVNDYVQDLVNKRLDVIINDQLLMSYNIKENNLPLQISSDILNKDEIGMAVKKGNEDFLEEVNKSLAEMKEDGTYNEIYKKWFGTEPLNK; translated from the coding sequence ATGAAGAAAAGACTTGGTCTATCAATTGTTGTGTTGTTGCTCATTAGCATGATGGCGGGATGCGGTGGAGAAAAAGCGGTTAGCGGGAACGAGAAGCAAAAAGTAACGGATAGAGTTAAACACTCAAAGACTTTAAAAGTAGGTTTTGAGGGGACATACCCGCCATTTAATTATTTGGATGATAACCAAAAGTACAAAGGATTTGATGTAGATATTTCAAATGAAATAGCTAAGCGTTTAGGGGCAAAGACCGAATTTGTGGCAACAAAGTGGGATAGTCTGATCGGAGGACTGAAGGCGGATAAATTTGATATTATCATTGGGCAGATGACAGTAACTGAAGAGCGAAAAAAGAGTGTAGACTTTACAGATCCTTATGTTGTTACCGGATCGGTTTTAATTACTAGAAAAGATACCAGCAACATCAAAAAGCTGGAAGATATAAAAGGCAAAGAAGTTGGGGTAGGAGGCGGAACTACCTTTGAAGAAGTTGCTAAAAGCGTTGATGGAGCAAACGTGAAATTATACAAAGCTGTAAATGATTATGTACAGGATCTGGTGAATAAAAGACTAGATGTGATTATCAATGACCAATTATTAATGAGTTATAACATCAAAGAGAACAATCTTCCTCTTCAAATTTCAAGCGATATTTTAAATAAAGATGAGATTGGGATGGCCGTTAAAAAAGGCAATGAAGATTTCTTAGAAGAGGTAAATAAATCTTTAGCTGAAATGAAAGAAGATGGTACGTACAATGAAATTTACAAAAAGTGGTTTGGGACTGAACCGCTGAATAAATAA
- a CDS encoding GntR family transcriptional regulator produces the protein MKNHSMEHYVYDHIKTAILSRKLAPGKQLVENKISNTLQVSRTPIRNAIKKLALEGLVDIIPNKGAFVTSPTKEEIIQAYELRATLEFLAASQAMKIMTEADFEEIKENIKEENRVLLDKDSEAYVKSNKSFHVAITKKCNNKFLNDFIDRLINQTNIYLLLYDEFFDNPEQEPYSPEEHMYILKLMEQQNEDELKIALENHYKRALKSLSIHYTEYKELDEIF, from the coding sequence ATGAAAAATCATTCAATGGAACACTATGTATATGACCATATTAAAACGGCTATCTTATCCCGTAAGTTAGCACCCGGAAAACAGCTAGTTGAAAATAAAATTTCTAATACACTGCAAGTAAGTAGAACTCCAATTAGAAATGCTATAAAGAAGTTAGCTTTAGAAGGGCTCGTTGATATTATTCCGAATAAGGGTGCCTTCGTAACGAGTCCAACGAAAGAAGAAATTATTCAAGCTTATGAATTAAGAGCTACCTTGGAATTTTTAGCAGCCAGCCAAGCGATGAAAATAATGACTGAAGCAGACTTTGAAGAAATAAAAGAAAATATTAAAGAAGAAAATAGAGTGTTATTAGATAAAGACTCTGAGGCCTATGTTAAGTCTAATAAATCTTTCCATGTAGCGATTACTAAAAAATGTAATAACAAATTTTTAAATGACTTTATTGATCGGCTTATTAATCAGACGAATATCTATCTGCTTCTCTATGACGAATTTTTCGATAACCCAGAGCAGGAGCCTTATAGCCCCGAAGAACATATGTATATTCTAAAGTTGATGGAACAGCAAAATGAAGATGAACTAAAAATAGCTTTGGAAAATCACTATAAGCGAGCTCTTAAGAGCCTTTCCATTCATTACACCGAATATAAAGAACTAGATGAAATTTTTTAA
- a CDS encoding DMT family transporter — protein sequence MDHKVALLFIGVAASLWGIIGAFVTYLYEIGFTPAQVVALRSLSAALFLVLYVFTKNRQLLKIKVSDSKYFVGTGIISIVFFNWCLFSAIEETSISVASILLYTAPAFVVIFSRLLFKEALTARKISALVVTFVGCSFVIGILPSMNEAISLYGFILGLGSGLFMLFTAYSESSLSKNMTL from the coding sequence ATGGATCATAAAGTAGCCTTACTATTTATTGGCGTCGCTGCCTCTTTATGGGGAATCATTGGCGCATTTGTTACCTATCTATATGAAATAGGATTTACGCCGGCACAAGTAGTTGCCTTACGCTCTTTATCCGCCGCTTTGTTTTTAGTCCTATATGTTTTTACTAAGAACCGCCAACTTTTAAAAATTAAAGTGTCGGATAGCAAATACTTTGTGGGAACTGGCATTATCAGCATTGTCTTTTTTAACTGGTGCCTTTTCAGTGCCATTGAAGAAACATCTATTTCTGTTGCCTCCATCCTTCTTTATACAGCACCCGCTTTCGTCGTTATTTTTTCGAGGCTGCTATTTAAAGAGGCACTAACCGCACGAAAGATATCAGCTCTTGTTGTTACATTTGTCGGCTGTTCATTTGTGATTGGCATCTTGCCTAGTATGAATGAAGCCATCTCCTTATACGGTTTTATCTTAGGCCTTGGCTCCGGTCTTTTTATGCTCTTTACAGCATATTCGGAAAGTTCGCTCTCCAAAAATATGACTCTTTAA
- a CDS encoding DMT family transporter yields MFGKFALQKYDSLTVTVYTFLFAAVAITPFSGVWLAGPLLLNIKAWICIIGLGFFSTALPFILYTKGLSKIESSQASIIATIEPVVASLVGLLIFHERLNAWQYSGIVMVILAVVIVQESKQKANKQTLISKKSS; encoded by the coding sequence ATATTCGGAAAGTTCGCTCTCCAAAAATATGACTCTTTAACTGTTACTGTGTATACATTTTTGTTTGCAGCTGTCGCTATTACCCCTTTTAGCGGCGTCTGGTTGGCCGGCCCTTTACTGTTGAACATAAAAGCCTGGATATGTATCATTGGCTTAGGCTTTTTCTCGACCGCCCTGCCATTTATTCTTTATACAAAGGGCCTAAGCAAGATAGAGTCTAGTCAGGCATCTATTATAGCTACTATCGAACCCGTCGTCGCCTCTCTTGTAGGACTTTTAATTTTTCATGAAAGATTAAATGCCTGGCAATACTCTGGCATTGTGATGGTCATTTTAGCTGTGGTGATTGTGCAAGAATCCAAACAAAAGGCGAACAAGCAAACGCTTATTTCGAAAAAATCTTCTTAA
- a CDS encoding DUF2642 domain-containing protein: MKRYPYNHAKANSLFPPGQYSYSDTFSSIMKSLSPSYTIKAEPVFLDHLLIHVGEDIRVVMGTDSLEGTLTGVAIDHLQLTIDGISYHIRYPHITYFRKI, from the coding sequence ATGAAAAGGTATCCCTACAATCATGCGAAAGCCAATTCCTTATTTCCGCCTGGCCAATACTCCTATTCAGATACATTCTCGTCTATAATGAAAAGCTTATCCCCTTCTTATACGATCAAGGCAGAACCTGTGTTTCTCGATCACTTGCTTATACATGTAGGTGAGGACATCCGTGTAGTTATGGGAACGGATTCTCTCGAGGGTACGTTAACTGGGGTGGCCATTGACCATCTTCAGTTAACTATAGATGGAATAAGCTATCATATTCGTTATCCCCATATTACCTACTTCAGAAAAATCTAA
- a CDS encoding YjcZ family sporulation protein, giving the protein MGYGYAGGGGGGYGSGFALIVVLFILLIIIGATFMGGYGY; this is encoded by the coding sequence ATGGGTTACGGCTACGCTGGTGGCGGCGGTGGCGGCTACGGCAGCGGCTTCGCGTTAATTGTTGTGTTGTTCATTCTCTTAATTATCATTGGCGCAACTTTCATGGGAGGCTACGGATACTAA
- a CDS encoding asparagine synthase, whose protein sequence is MEIREGLIPTALGTAVTAAGYALKQKRDSNKMIANTVFGFGLAHIVLGSIDLLQHRQ, encoded by the coding sequence ATGGAAATTCGTGAAGGCTTAATTCCAACAGCTTTAGGTACAGCAGTTACAGCTGCGGGATATGCTCTAAAGCAAAAACGCGACTCAAACAAAATGATTGCCAACACTGTTTTTGGATTTGGTCTAGCGCACATTGTCTTGGGCTCTATTGATTTACTCCAGCATCGCCAATAA
- a CDS encoding aspartyl-phosphate phosphatase Spo0E family protein: MERYEMFNDLIEEINSKRKLMIKVGTTKGLHHFETIQYSEELDKLIYKYQRLTKLSNN; the protein is encoded by the coding sequence ATGGAGAGATATGAAATGTTCAATGATCTAATTGAAGAAATCAATTCTAAACGAAAATTAATGATTAAAGTCGGAACAACTAAGGGACTTCATCACTTTGAAACCATTCAATACAGCGAAGAGCTAGATAAACTGATCTACAAATATCAAAGGTTAACTAAGCTTTCCAACAACTAA
- a CDS encoding cold-shock protein — protein sequence MAYYNNRREEPLPSEDISTWECTSENCNGWMRKAFSSVETPVCPFCGSSMESGTRHTHPLKNNTVHKE from the coding sequence ATGGCTTATTATAATAACAGACGTGAAGAGCCTTTGCCAAGTGAAGATATTAGCACCTGGGAGTGCACCTCAGAAAATTGCAACGGTTGGATGCGCAAGGCATTTTCTTCTGTTGAAACACCTGTCTGTCCATTTTGCGGCAGTTCAATGGAAAGCGGCACTAGGCATACTCATCCTTTGAAAAATAACACTGTACATAAAGAGTAG
- a CDS encoding DUF421 domain-containing protein, which yields MYLDITLKIIVGLVSLLIVIRLLGKKELSQITPFDFVYLILLGSFLEEGIFDEKISIFQVIYAILLWGTLIYLIEKLVMKSNWFRKLLKGESSDIIVKGKINVKELKKNHIEMEQLRTLLRSQGYFSLAEVEHATLETSGTLSVLPKAKESAITPAMMNIKPKENEATYLLVDEGTIDERELKKVGKDKEWLRSELKREGVEDITEVFYGEWSENNGFYLIPYKE from the coding sequence ATGTATTTAGATATTACACTAAAGATTATTGTTGGATTAGTGAGCTTGCTAATAGTCATTCGGCTGCTCGGAAAGAAAGAACTGTCCCAAATTACTCCATTTGATTTTGTCTATTTAATTTTGCTTGGAAGCTTTTTAGAAGAAGGTATTTTTGATGAAAAAATCTCTATTTTTCAAGTGATTTATGCTATTTTGCTTTGGGGAACGCTCATTTACCTAATTGAAAAGTTAGTGATGAAGTCAAATTGGTTTAGAAAGCTGTTAAAGGGAGAATCATCTGACATTATTGTCAAAGGAAAAATCAATGTAAAGGAATTAAAGAAGAACCATATAGAAATGGAGCAATTACGAACTTTGCTTCGAAGTCAGGGGTATTTTTCACTGGCTGAAGTAGAACATGCTACATTGGAAACGAGTGGAACATTAAGCGTGCTGCCAAAAGCAAAAGAATCTGCTATCACGCCTGCTATGATGAATATTAAGCCTAAGGAAAACGAGGCAACTTATTTGCTTGTGGATGAAGGGACAATAGACGAAAGAGAGCTAAAGAAAGTTGGCAAAGACAAAGAGTGGCTGAGGTCTGAATTAAAGAGAGAAGGAGTAGAAGATATAACGGAGGTCTTTTACGGAGAATGGTCAGAAAATAATGGTTTTTACCTTATACCTTATAAAGAGTAA